One Fuerstiella marisgermanici DNA window includes the following coding sequences:
- a CDS encoding helix-turn-helix domain-containing protein has protein sequence MVSARNYSRNAILINGKPCLQHPLYSVWRGMVQRCTNKRAKGYRDYGRRGIRVCPEWREGDGVLTGFQCFLRDMGERPSKRYQLDRRDGNGDYCKDNCRWLSQAENIRNSSATTFRRLQVSIAKRQILEGASNREIAATYGVHHSTVSDIRRNRTWADIQPAAADHPSVSLQSFAESCWRDCQSKLTAKDAP, from the coding sequence ATGGTTTCCGCTCGAAACTACAGTCGCAACGCAATCCTGATCAACGGCAAGCCATGCCTGCAACATCCGCTCTACTCAGTGTGGCGTGGCATGGTCCAACGTTGCACCAACAAACGTGCTAAGGGATACCGCGACTACGGACGCCGTGGGATTCGCGTCTGCCCTGAATGGCGGGAAGGTGACGGAGTGTTGACTGGCTTTCAGTGCTTCCTTCGCGATATGGGCGAACGTCCATCGAAGCGGTATCAACTCGACCGCCGCGACGGCAACGGGGATTACTGTAAAGACAACTGCCGGTGGCTATCGCAGGCGGAAAATATTCGAAACTCAAGTGCAACAACATTCCGCAGGCTGCAAGTCAGTATTGCCAAGCGTCAGATTCTTGAAGGTGCTTCGAATCGCGAGATTGCCGCCACATACGGCGTGCATCATTCCACGGTTAGCGACATTCGTCGCAATCGCACATGGGCTGATATTCAACCCGCCGCCGCCGACCACCCGTCAGTCAGCCTTCAATCATTCGCTGAGTCATGCTGGAGAGACTGTCAATCAAAGCTCACTGCGAAGGACGCGCCATGA
- a CDS encoding recombinase family protein has translation MSEKIEAIHLQRKAVLYIRQSSPFQVLHNEESRRLQYAMQQRMRSLGWKDIEVIDEDLGRSASGSVVRSGFERMVADVCLGKIGAVAAREVSRFARNSREWQQLVEVCRVVDTLLIDQETVYAPRRSNDRLLLGLKGSLNEYELDLLRQRSVEARREKARRGELIISAPVGYLKTGTTRGKDQRIEKDPNTRVQQMINLVFRKCFELGSARQALMWLLEEDLQMPARDKAGVLKWKRPTYGMVYQILTHPVYGGAYAYGRTEHQPSYEGGFIDSKTRRRSREEWIALIPEHHEGYVSWEEFERLQDLISSNNLRSGRGAARKGSALLSGMLGCQQCGRRLAVAYSGVGAKVPRYCCHRGYLDNGEAKCIAFGATSVDIAVAEQIFRVVAPAAQEAAMLAHQQTTERDNEVLKALEGELKSARYEASRAQRQFDAADPENRLVTEELERRWNASMQHVSDIEERMDQQRNDRSSIDDPDLQGLMAVVADLDAVWNNPDADIRIKKRIVRTLIRDIVADVDNDVSEVILTIHWVGGVHTELRLPRRRRGKSTATSAEAVDAVRSLARICSDDLIAGLLNRNGLPTGRGNRWTRERVTSMRNYHKIARWTAQAQSDQGWMNLTDSAKHLGISTRTLRLAIERADIKGQHPLPDGPWIINRSELETPAAKAVVRKAKTRNRNPAVPDPKQQSLEF, from the coding sequence ATGAGTGAAAAGATTGAAGCCATCCATCTTCAGCGGAAAGCCGTTCTTTACATTCGTCAGTCGTCGCCGTTTCAGGTGCTTCACAACGAAGAAAGCCGCAGGCTGCAGTATGCCATGCAGCAACGGATGCGTTCACTGGGATGGAAAGACATTGAAGTCATCGATGAAGATCTGGGGCGCAGCGCGTCCGGCAGCGTTGTTCGATCGGGATTTGAACGCATGGTCGCCGATGTGTGCCTCGGGAAGATCGGGGCCGTTGCTGCACGAGAGGTGTCGCGGTTTGCTCGCAACAGTCGTGAATGGCAGCAACTGGTTGAAGTTTGTCGAGTCGTCGACACGTTACTCATCGATCAGGAAACGGTCTACGCTCCTCGCCGGAGCAATGACCGACTGTTGCTGGGACTGAAAGGAAGTTTGAACGAATACGAGCTGGACCTCCTTCGTCAGCGATCCGTAGAAGCTCGGCGTGAAAAGGCGCGCCGAGGAGAACTGATCATTTCGGCACCGGTCGGATATCTGAAAACGGGAACGACTCGAGGCAAAGATCAGCGCATTGAGAAAGACCCGAATACTCGCGTGCAGCAGATGATCAATCTGGTGTTTCGCAAGTGCTTCGAACTGGGGAGTGCGAGGCAAGCTCTGATGTGGCTTCTGGAAGAAGATCTCCAGATGCCGGCGCGAGACAAAGCCGGAGTCCTGAAGTGGAAGCGTCCGACATACGGGATGGTGTACCAGATCCTGACTCATCCGGTGTACGGTGGGGCGTATGCGTATGGCCGAACCGAACATCAGCCATCGTATGAAGGTGGATTTATCGATTCAAAAACACGGCGGCGCAGTCGCGAAGAATGGATCGCATTGATTCCCGAACATCACGAAGGCTATGTATCGTGGGAGGAGTTCGAACGATTGCAGGATTTGATTTCGTCAAACAATCTGCGTTCCGGGCGAGGCGCTGCTCGAAAAGGTTCGGCACTGTTGTCGGGAATGCTGGGCTGTCAACAATGTGGACGCCGGCTGGCCGTCGCGTACAGCGGAGTCGGAGCGAAAGTGCCGCGATACTGCTGTCATCGAGGGTATCTGGATAACGGCGAAGCCAAGTGCATCGCATTCGGTGCTACTTCCGTTGACATCGCCGTAGCAGAACAGATATTCCGTGTTGTTGCTCCTGCCGCTCAAGAGGCCGCCATGCTCGCTCACCAGCAAACAACCGAACGTGACAACGAAGTTCTCAAGGCACTGGAAGGTGAACTCAAGTCTGCTCGTTACGAAGCATCGCGTGCGCAACGTCAATTCGATGCAGCTGACCCGGAAAATCGACTTGTCACCGAGGAACTGGAACGACGATGGAATGCGTCGATGCAACACGTCAGTGACATCGAAGAGCGCATGGATCAGCAACGAAATGATAGATCTTCAATCGACGATCCTGATTTGCAGGGTCTGATGGCAGTCGTGGCTGACCTTGACGCAGTCTGGAACAATCCTGATGCTGACATTCGAATCAAGAAACGCATCGTTCGGACTCTGATCCGCGATATCGTTGCGGATGTCGACAACGACGTGAGCGAAGTCATTCTTACAATCCACTGGGTTGGTGGTGTGCATACCGAACTGCGACTTCCCCGCCGTCGTCGCGGAAAATCGACAGCCACGTCAGCAGAGGCCGTCGATGCTGTCCGGTCACTCGCACGAATCTGTTCCGACGATCTCATCGCCGGACTGCTCAACCGCAACGGGTTACCAACGGGACGAGGAAACCGGTGGACTCGAGAGCGGGTCACATCGATGCGGAACTACCACAAGATTGCCCGCTGGACTGCACAGGCTCAATCTGATCAAGGCTGGATGAACCTAACCGACAGCGCAAAACATCTTGGCATCAGCACGCGGACACTCAGACTGGCGATTGAACGAGCCGATATCAAAGGTCAACACCCGCTTCCGGACGGACCGTGGATCATCAATCGCAGCGAACTGGAGACGCCAGCGGCAAAGGCCGTTGTCCGGAAGGCAAAAACTCGAAACCGCAACCCCGCGGTACCAGATCCCAAACAGCAATCCCTTGAGTTTTAA
- a CDS encoding transposase encodes MKKKSEQRLRRKHSDEFRRSAVSLVEDQGYTTAQAARELGINDNLLRTWRKKYGKGAGLDSGISESDQEELTRLRKEVTRLRLERDIFKKATAFFANEKN; translated from the coding sequence ATGAAGAAGAAGTCAGAGCAGCGATTGCGTCGTAAGCACAGCGACGAGTTTCGTCGGAGTGCGGTGTCACTTGTTGAGGATCAGGGTTACACGACCGCTCAGGCGGCTCGTGAACTGGGGATCAATGATAATTTGTTGCGGACGTGGCGTAAGAAGTACGGGAAGGGGGCCGGTTTGGATTCCGGGATTTCAGAGAGCGATCAGGAAGAGCTGACTCGTCTGCGAAAGGAAGTCACACGTCTTCGTCTGGAGCGTGACATCTTTAAAAAAGCGACGGCCTTCTTCGCGAACGAAAAGAACTGA
- a CDS encoding arylsulfatase — MHRFALLLTFLFSGACFAADSPNVIYILADDLGYGDLSCYGQEKFQTPNIDRLSTEGLQFTNHYSGNTVCSPSRAVLMTGQHSGHCYLRGNRSGEVGASLDPDMTVLPEVFKAAGYATGAYGKWGLGQTHLLGNPNPLSHGFDEFYGWKSQGIAHTYYPTTVVYNGNELRLEEGTFVHDQIIDRALMFIRTQAESKTPFFCYIPTAVPHAAMHAPKELHEKWRKVFPEFDSKVGKYTAAGEPCPDVQNPIAGFAAMLENLDNEVGDILALIKDLGIDDNTLVMFTSDNGAHKEGGHDPTFWNSTGGLRGHKRDMHEGGIRTPMMARWPGVIKPGTKTDHLSGFQDILPTVCELVGQPVPPQNDGISFLPTLRGEKTEQQSHEYLYFEFCKGADQKIFSQAVRKGDWKAYREKGKPTQIFNLKNDPFEKQDLAKSQPQQVKEMEAIMDEAHTPLK, encoded by the coding sequence ATGCACCGCTTTGCATTGCTACTCACTTTCCTGTTCAGCGGGGCCTGCTTCGCCGCCGACTCGCCCAACGTGATTTACATTCTGGCCGATGATCTCGGTTACGGCGACCTGTCGTGCTACGGCCAGGAAAAATTTCAGACGCCGAATATTGATCGCCTATCGACCGAAGGCCTGCAGTTCACGAATCACTATTCCGGTAACACGGTTTGTAGTCCGTCGCGAGCTGTCTTGATGACCGGCCAGCATTCGGGGCACTGCTATCTGCGAGGAAACCGGAGTGGCGAAGTTGGTGCGTCGCTGGACCCGGACATGACTGTGCTGCCCGAGGTCTTTAAAGCCGCGGGCTATGCCACCGGCGCCTACGGAAAGTGGGGACTTGGCCAGACTCATTTGCTAGGCAATCCCAACCCGTTGTCACATGGGTTTGATGAATTTTACGGCTGGAAAAGTCAGGGGATCGCTCATACGTATTACCCGACGACTGTCGTCTACAACGGTAATGAACTGCGGCTAGAGGAAGGGACGTTCGTACATGATCAGATCATCGATCGAGCCCTCATGTTCATTCGCACTCAAGCCGAATCGAAGACACCGTTCTTCTGCTACATCCCGACCGCCGTTCCGCACGCTGCGATGCACGCACCGAAAGAACTGCACGAAAAATGGCGTAAAGTGTTTCCTGAATTCGACAGCAAAGTCGGCAAGTACACGGCCGCCGGAGAACCGTGCCCCGATGTGCAGAACCCGATCGCCGGATTCGCGGCGATGCTGGAAAACCTGGACAACGAAGTCGGTGACATCCTCGCTCTTATCAAAGATCTGGGCATTGACGACAACACGCTGGTGATGTTTACCAGCGACAACGGAGCTCATAAGGAAGGCGGACACGATCCAACGTTCTGGAATTCGACAGGCGGTTTGCGAGGTCACAAACGAGACATGCACGAAGGCGGTATCCGAACTCCCATGATGGCTCGCTGGCCTGGCGTCATCAAACCCGGTACGAAAACCGATCATCTGAGCGGTTTTCAGGACATTCTGCCAACCGTTTGTGAACTGGTTGGTCAGCCGGTGCCGCCTCAGAACGATGGCATCTCCTTCCTGCCGACTTTGCGAGGCGAAAAAACTGAGCAGCAGTCGCACGAATACCTGTACTTCGAATTCTGCAAGGGTGCCGATCAGAAGATCTTTTCGCAAGCCGTTCGCAAAGGTGACTGGAAGGCCTACCGAGAAAAGGGCAAGCCGACGCAGATCTTCAACCTCAAGAATGACCCGTTCGAAAAACAGGATCTCGCCAAATCGCAGCCTCAGCAAGTGAAAGAAATGGAAGCCATCATGGATGAGGCTCACACGCCGTTGAAGTAG
- a CDS encoding sulfatase-like hydrolase/transferase, giving the protein MHHSILLLVSCLLLGAPNGLADERPNIIFILADDMGYGDIGCYGHPLAKTPHLDQLAKDGVRFTQHYANGPECSPTRTAFLTGRYQQRVGGLECAIGTGNVGRYDDAIRLAGQRDLGLPADRSVIPGKLQEAGYACALFGKWHLGYEPKFNPMQHGWDEFFGYTGGNVHYFNHRETSDLHVLFRGRLPVHRDGYMTHLITDDSIEFINRHKQKPFFLYVAHECPHFPYQGPSDKDKLVNEDNWMEPDQNTYVAMLEDLDAELGRLLEAVDAAGLADNTVVVFASDNGGFGPVAHMAGLRGAKGTTFEGGIRVPLIIRWPGHIEAGTTSDQVCATFDLTRSFLALAGATVADGRLEGDDILQHITSGTADYSRTMFWRGKRGKRVWSAVRHGDAKYVRQVDGEKAEEFLFDLSKDRNEQASLLPNKDAIQLKQLLRNWEAEVRPTR; this is encoded by the coding sequence ATGCACCACTCTATTCTACTGCTGGTCTCGTGTCTGCTTCTCGGGGCACCAAACGGCCTCGCCGACGAACGGCCCAACATTATTTTCATCCTCGCCGATGATATGGGCTACGGAGACATTGGCTGCTATGGCCATCCGTTGGCGAAGACGCCGCATCTGGATCAGCTGGCCAAAGATGGAGTCCGGTTTACTCAACATTACGCCAACGGGCCGGAATGCAGTCCGACTCGTACGGCATTTTTGACTGGCCGGTATCAGCAGCGAGTGGGCGGTTTGGAATGTGCGATCGGGACCGGCAACGTGGGGCGTTATGACGACGCTATTCGTTTGGCCGGACAGCGTGACCTCGGCTTGCCCGCGGATCGATCGGTGATTCCCGGCAAGCTGCAAGAAGCTGGCTACGCGTGTGCTTTGTTCGGAAAGTGGCACCTGGGCTACGAACCGAAGTTCAATCCCATGCAGCACGGTTGGGACGAATTCTTCGGTTACACGGGCGGCAACGTTCACTATTTCAATCACCGTGAAACCAGCGATCTGCACGTGCTGTTTCGAGGCCGCCTGCCCGTCCATCGTGATGGCTATATGACTCATTTAATCACCGACGATTCGATCGAATTCATCAACCGCCACAAGCAGAAGCCGTTCTTTCTGTACGTTGCGCATGAGTGTCCGCATTTTCCGTATCAGGGGCCGAGTGATAAAGACAAACTCGTCAATGAAGATAACTGGATGGAACCGGATCAGAATACTTACGTGGCGATGCTCGAAGATCTGGACGCCGAATTGGGACGCCTGCTGGAAGCCGTCGACGCTGCCGGGCTCGCTGACAACACGGTGGTGGTTTTCGCTTCGGACAACGGCGGCTTCGGACCCGTCGCTCACATGGCCGGTTTGCGAGGAGCCAAAGGGACGACGTTCGAGGGCGGCATCCGCGTGCCTCTGATCATCCGCTGGCCGGGACACATTGAAGCCGGAACAACATCGGATCAGGTCTGCGCGACGTTCGATCTGACTCGTTCGTTTCTGGCCCTGGCTGGTGCTACCGTCGCGGACGGTCGCCTGGAAGGTGACGACATCCTGCAACATATCACGTCTGGGACGGCCGACTACAGTCGCACGATGTTCTGGCGAGGCAAACGTGGCAAGCGAGTTTGGTCGGCGGTGCGCCATGGTGATGCGAAGTACGTTCGCCAGGTAGACGGCGAAAAAGCAGAAGAGTTCCTGTTCGATCTTTCGAAGGATCGAAATGAACAAGCCTCCTTGCTACCCAACAAAGACGCAATCCAACTGAAGCAGTTGCTGCGGAACTGGGAAGCAGAAGTGAGGCCAACGCGTTAG
- a CDS encoding class I SAM-dependent methyltransferase produces the protein MLKTLRNNFAFFRQFRQRFETTGAIAPSSRFLARSMTRFLADRGESPIRVLEIGPGTGPVTEKIVPLLRSGDHFDMVELNESFVSILNDRFQNDEQWRGASAFSEIHQLPVQEFLPNEQYDFVISGLPLNNFPADLVEQIANHYFTLLKPTGTLSYFEYMYVRPIRKVVTRGDEKTRITRIDDVMAAHCADRRIARDNILINVPPAWVQHLAGTARQPGAS, from the coding sequence ATGCTCAAAACGCTCCGTAACAACTTTGCCTTCTTCCGTCAGTTTCGACAGCGCTTCGAAACGACCGGGGCCATCGCGCCCAGCAGCCGGTTTCTCGCCAGGTCGATGACGCGGTTCCTCGCAGATCGCGGTGAAAGCCCCATCCGCGTTTTGGAAATTGGTCCTGGCACCGGGCCAGTCACCGAAAAAATTGTGCCGCTGCTTCGATCCGGCGACCACTTCGACATGGTCGAACTTAACGAATCGTTTGTGAGCATCTTAAACGACCGGTTTCAAAACGACGAACAATGGCGTGGCGCGTCTGCGTTTTCTGAGATCCACCAGTTGCCGGTGCAGGAGTTTCTACCAAACGAACAATACGACTTTGTGATTTCAGGATTACCGCTGAACAACTTCCCCGCGGACCTGGTCGAACAGATTGCCAACCACTACTTCACGCTGCTGAAGCCGACGGGTACGCTCAGCTATTTCGAATACATGTACGTCCGCCCGATCCGCAAAGTCGTGACTCGCGGCGACGAAAAAACTCGCATCACTCGCATCGACGACGTCATGGCAGCCCACTGCGCCGATCGCCGCATCGCTCGAGACAACATCCTCATCAACGTCCCTCCAGCCTGGGTCCAACACCTCGCCGGGACGGCCCGGCAGCCGGGGGCGTCGTGA
- a CDS encoding DUF1572 family protein: MPTNDTVDPFLAAAINTLQTNKRLAERAVEQVDDAGLRKPLDANTNSIAVIMKHVAGNLLSRWTDFLTTDGEKPWRDRDTEFVDDGWARDELLAYWERGWQCLFDSLNSLSSTDLERTVFIRGEEHTVPLALQRSLGHSCYHVGQIVQLARVMAGDNWTTLTIPRGQSEQFNAKSWGQGGTPTIVESGP; the protein is encoded by the coding sequence GTGCCTACAAACGATACTGTTGACCCATTTCTCGCCGCTGCCATCAACACGTTGCAGACGAACAAGCGTCTTGCCGAACGAGCGGTCGAGCAGGTTGACGATGCGGGGCTGAGGAAGCCGCTCGACGCGAACACGAATTCCATTGCCGTGATCATGAAGCATGTTGCGGGCAATCTGCTTTCACGTTGGACCGACTTTCTGACGACTGACGGCGAAAAACCGTGGCGTGATCGTGATACAGAATTCGTGGATGATGGGTGGGCTCGTGACGAACTGCTGGCTTATTGGGAACGCGGCTGGCAATGCCTGTTTGATTCACTCAACAGCCTTTCTTCTACTGATCTTGAACGTACCGTTTTTATTCGCGGCGAAGAACACACTGTGCCGCTGGCGTTGCAGCGTTCGTTGGGACATTCGTGTTATCACGTCGGCCAGATCGTGCAGCTCGCGCGCGTTATGGCTGGCGACAACTGGACCACGCTCACCATTCCCAGAGGCCAGTCTGAGCAATTTAATGCGAAGAGTTGGGGGCAGGGGGGGACGCCAACAATCGTAGAAAGCGGACCGTAG
- a CDS encoding universal stress protein, with translation MIPLKRILVPTDFSEPGKSALRYAVAFADQFAAAVDLLHVVEPVPPGALLSYQPVEDLRASLRRDAAAKMEKLHDEWEDYAFPVNRIVVEGFPFVEILKHAKESNADMIIMGTHGHGAIAHMFLGSVAEKVVRKAPCPVLTVRHPEHEFIDPG, from the coding sequence ATGATTCCACTCAAACGTATTCTCGTCCCCACCGACTTCAGTGAGCCAGGCAAGTCGGCGCTGCGATACGCGGTGGCCTTCGCAGATCAGTTTGCAGCGGCGGTCGATTTATTGCACGTGGTTGAGCCCGTTCCGCCGGGTGCGTTGCTTAGCTATCAGCCGGTGGAAGACTTAAGAGCGAGTCTGCGGCGCGATGCAGCAGCGAAGATGGAGAAGCTGCACGACGAATGGGAAGACTACGCGTTCCCTGTGAATCGTATTGTTGTGGAAGGCTTTCCATTCGTCGAAATTCTGAAGCACGCGAAGGAATCGAATGCTGACATGATCATCATGGGCACGCACGGCCACGGTGCTATCGCTCATATGTTTTTGGGCAGCGTTGCGGAAAAGGTCGTTCGAAAGGCGCCGTGTCCTGTGCTGACAGTGCGGCACCCTGAACACGAGTTTATTGATCCCGGCTGA
- a CDS encoding universal stress protein, translating into MLLATDLSRISREAGAFARKLCRQFGATLHLLKVIQDQAHNVTEYVEHLTESQLHAEHRRKQQEEKTLVAMWAAMFPRLQKDHPVEYATRLGDPQQLVPEYAREHHIDLIVTGTHGRSGVRRLIQGSVAEHLVRIAPCPVLTVHANVPLTH; encoded by the coding sequence GTGCTGCTGGCCACTGACTTAAGTCGCATCAGTCGTGAGGCTGGGGCATTTGCACGCAAGCTGTGTCGGCAATTTGGGGCGACACTCCATCTGCTGAAAGTGATTCAGGACCAGGCCCACAACGTCACGGAATATGTTGAGCACCTCACGGAATCGCAGTTGCACGCCGAGCACCGACGGAAGCAACAGGAAGAAAAGACGCTTGTGGCCATGTGGGCGGCGATGTTCCCGCGTCTTCAGAAGGATCATCCGGTCGAGTATGCCACGCGATTGGGAGACCCGCAACAACTGGTGCCGGAATATGCCCGCGAACATCATATCGACCTGATCGTCACCGGAACCCATGGGCGTTCGGGCGTGCGTCGACTAATCCAGGGCAGCGTAGCGGAACACCTCGTGAGAATCGCTCCCTGCCCGGTGCTCACGGTTCATGCCAACGTGCCTCTAACGCATTAA
- a CDS encoding CDP-alcohol phosphatidyltransferase family protein, whose product MTLQDDPPVESEPYKNRYLTIPNVICGFRIVGSLALLGLAISGRPTAFVVLFVVLHMSDWIDGRLARWLHQRSDFGARLDSLSDAILYGCLIIGCLLLKWEVLQKEAIWLAVPLICYAITVGYGLWKYGRVPSYHTQFAKWGNWLVLAAAVALLLDWSLWPLRIAAIGGTVTNLETIAMTYVLPNWTADVLSLRAALRLRSAQRQGSPVPADSPQE is encoded by the coding sequence ATGACATTGCAGGACGATCCTCCGGTCGAATCCGAACCTTACAAGAATCGCTACCTGACAATTCCCAATGTGATCTGTGGGTTTCGAATCGTTGGTTCACTCGCATTGCTGGGGCTGGCCATTTCCGGACGTCCTACCGCTTTCGTGGTGCTGTTTGTTGTGTTGCACATGTCAGACTGGATCGACGGACGATTGGCTCGATGGCTGCACCAGCGTTCCGATTTCGGAGCACGGCTGGACAGTCTTTCCGACGCTATTTTGTACGGTTGCCTGATTATTGGCTGCCTTCTCTTGAAGTGGGAAGTCCTGCAAAAAGAAGCGATTTGGCTGGCAGTCCCGCTGATCTGCTACGCGATCACGGTGGGTTACGGTCTCTGGAAATATGGCCGAGTTCCCAGCTATCACACACAGTTTGCGAAGTGGGGCAATTGGCTGGTTCTGGCTGCCGCCGTTGCTTTGCTGCTGGACTGGTCACTGTGGCCACTGCGAATCGCGGCGATTGGTGGCACCGTGACAAATCTGGAAACCATCGCCATGACATACGTGCTGCCTAATTGGACCGCCGATGTATTGAGTCTGCGTGCCGCGTTGCGATTGCGAAGTGCTCAGCGACAGGGCAGCCCCGTGCCCGCCGACTCGCCTCAGGAGTGA
- a CDS encoding phosphatidate cytidylyltransferase produces MNNNLQWMLAATFLALCTGTVVRMSALRNADPGLAKKRMSSLRVWWTLAAMMSVAVIFGRTGICVLLAVASVLGVREFLKLIGTRRIGKVGMLVACAAVPLQYGLIAHGDLELAKFVLPIGALLLLSTARLLGCGPEDFIRTTAGVYWGIMLLVYGLSHAALLVTLPVEGEPSVGHVGWFLFVVIVTEMDDIAQALVGRKFGRRKITPLISPNKTWEGFAGGVATSVLLSLLLAPWLTTFPASNTTRGLLISVSAGLLLVVAAFLGDINMSAVKRDVGVKDGSAILPGMGGVIDRVDSLTFTAPVFYYFVQMVFS; encoded by the coding sequence ATGAACAATAATCTGCAGTGGATGCTGGCTGCCACGTTTCTCGCACTGTGCACTGGCACGGTTGTGCGAATGAGCGCGCTTCGCAATGCAGATCCCGGGCTGGCGAAGAAACGGATGAGCAGCTTGAGGGTTTGGTGGACTCTGGCCGCCATGATGTCCGTCGCCGTAATTTTCGGCCGGACCGGAATTTGCGTGTTGTTGGCGGTGGCGAGTGTGCTGGGGGTAAGAGAGTTCCTGAAACTAATTGGTACTCGGCGCATCGGCAAAGTCGGAATGTTGGTGGCATGCGCGGCGGTGCCGCTGCAATACGGCTTGATTGCGCATGGCGATCTGGAACTCGCGAAATTCGTGCTACCGATCGGCGCGCTGTTGCTGTTAAGCACGGCGCGACTTCTGGGTTGTGGTCCGGAAGACTTCATTAGGACGACGGCGGGGGTGTATTGGGGAATAATGTTGCTGGTGTACGGTTTGTCTCATGCTGCGTTGCTGGTGACACTGCCGGTAGAAGGTGAGCCGTCCGTTGGCCACGTCGGCTGGTTTCTGTTTGTCGTCATTGTCACCGAAATGGACGACATTGCTCAGGCGCTAGTGGGCCGAAAATTTGGCCGTCGTAAAATCACACCTCTGATTTCGCCAAACAAAACGTGGGAAGGGTTCGCTGGCGGCGTTGCAACTTCTGTGTTGCTGTCACTACTGTTGGCCCCGTGGCTGACGACGTTTCCGGCGAGCAACACGACTCGCGGGTTGCTTATCTCCGTGTCGGCCGGACTACTGCTTGTCGTCGCCGCGTTTCTGGGGGACATCAATATGTCGGCCGTGAAACGAGACGTGGGGGTGAAGGACGGCAGCGCGATTCTTCCCGGCATGGGCGGCGTGATCGATCGCGTGGACAGCCTTACATTTACCGCTCCGGTGTTCTACTACTTTGTTCAGATGGTGTTTTCATGA
- a CDS encoding TVP38/TMEM64 family protein, translating to MKTLAKRLLLPLLIITSLVLLAVLASRYTSLDWFVRNDRWLRDTIQAYPVRSAMIAFVLYLLTSLFPGLAGKSILLGWLFGLTLGVLIVNTALVSAALVAFLLCRYYLKSAVESRFGIYLKPIQAHMKRDGAMYLLTLRLAHTPFSFLNYACGAGTDIPLRTFWWATQLGLLPGNIVFVYAGTRLPTLQELIAAGPLSLLDGPMILALGGTVFLPWLTRRILRR from the coding sequence ATGAAGACTCTTGCGAAACGTCTGCTGCTTCCGCTGTTGATCATCACCAGTCTGGTCCTTTTGGCTGTGCTGGCATCGCGTTACACATCGCTGGATTGGTTTGTTCGAAACGATCGCTGGCTGCGAGACACGATTCAGGCTTATCCAGTGAGGTCGGCGATGATTGCTTTCGTCCTGTACCTTCTGACGTCTTTGTTTCCGGGGCTGGCTGGCAAGTCAATCCTGCTGGGTTGGCTGTTCGGGTTGACGCTTGGCGTGCTAATCGTCAACACGGCTTTGGTGTCGGCGGCTTTGGTCGCCTTCCTGTTATGTCGCTATTACTTAAAGTCGGCCGTGGAATCGCGATTCGGCATCTATCTGAAGCCGATTCAGGCCCACATGAAGCGGGACGGTGCCATGTATCTGCTGACCCTGAGACTGGCGCACACACCGTTTAGCTTTCTGAATTACGCATGTGGAGCGGGCACCGACATTCCGTTGCGGACTTTTTGGTGGGCCACGCAGCTTGGCCTGCTGCCGGGCAATATCGTGTTCGTCTACGCTGGCACGCGACTTCCGACTCTGCAGGAACTGATTGCGGCTGGACCGCTGAGTCTGTTGGATGGTCCCATGATACTGGCTCTGGGCGGAACCGTGTTTCTGCCCTGGTTAACGCGACGGATTCTGCGTCGGTGA